In one window of Escherichia coli DSM 30083 = JCM 1649 = ATCC 11775 DNA:
- a CDS encoding aldo/keto reductase, with protein MQKVKLNNGIEMPLLGFGVFQMTDAAECERAVIDAINSGYRLIDTAASYQNEIQVGNALKQSGIARNELFVTTKLWLQDTSYEGAKAQFERSLNRLQLDYVDLYLIHQPYGDVHGAWRAMEELQQAGKIRAIGVSNFHPDRLADLIAFNNVVPAVNQVEVNPFNQQLQAVPWMQSRGIQPEAWAPFAEGKNGLFQHPVLTAIGEKYGKSVGQVVLRWIYQRGIVSLAKSVRKERMEENINILDFELSPEDMLQITALDTATSAFFSHRDPAMVEWLTGRKLDV; from the coding sequence ATGCAAAAAGTAAAACTGAACAACGGTATTGAAATGCCCCTGTTGGGCTTTGGTGTATTTCAGATGACCGATGCCGCCGAATGCGAAAGAGCGGTCATTGACGCTATTAACAGCGGTTATCGACTGATTGACACCGCCGCCTCTTATCAAAATGAAATCCAGGTCGGGAACGCCCTGAAACAAAGCGGTATCGCCCGTAACGAACTCTTTGTCACCACGAAACTCTGGTTGCAGGATACCAGTTACGAAGGGGCCAAAGCCCAGTTCGAACGCTCTCTGAATCGACTGCAACTTGATTACGTTGACCTGTACTTGATTCACCAGCCATATGGCGATGTCCACGGGGCCTGGCGTGCCATGGAAGAGCTGCAACAGGCCGGTAAAATTCGCGCTATTGGCGTCAGTAACTTCCATCCTGACCGACTGGCAGACCTTATCGCTTTTAATAACGTCGTTCCGGCGGTAAACCAGGTTGAAGTTAACCCTTTCAATCAGCAGCTACAGGCCGTTCCCTGGATGCAAAGTCGTGGCATTCAGCCAGAAGCCTGGGCACCGTTTGCGGAAGGGAAAAATGGTCTGTTCCAGCATCCTGTTCTCACGGCAATTGGCGAGAAGTATGGCAAAAGCGTGGGCCAGGTAGTTCTGCGCTGGATCTACCAACGAGGCATTGTTTCACTGGCAAAATCAGTGCGAAAAGAACGCATGGAAGAGAACATCAACATTCTCGATTTTGAACTCAGCCCTGAAGATATGCTGCAAATTACCGCCCTGGATACCGCAACCAGCGCGTTCTTCTCTCACCGCGATCCCGCAATGGTGGAATGGCTGACTGGCCGCAAACTTGATGTTTAA
- a CDS encoding aldo/keto reductase — MQKRYLGKSGLEVSALGLGCMGLSHGYGPATDTRQAIELIRAAIERGVTFFDTAEVYGPYLNEEVVGEALKPFRDRVVIATKFGFTFGDDNKQQILNSRPEHIREAVEGSLRRLKTDVIDLLYQHRVDPDVPIEDVAGTVKDLIAEGKVKHFGLSEAGAQTIRRAHAVQPVTALQSEYSMWWREPEQEILPLLEELGIGFVPFSPLGKGFLTGAIKPGTTFGKDDYRSTVPRFAAQAIEANEKLVTLLGELAAEKGVTSAQIALAWLLAQKPWIVPIPGTTKLHRLEENLAAADIVLSQKDTQQISEALETIKIVGERYSPEHQARVGR; from the coding sequence ATGCAAAAACGTTATCTGGGTAAATCCGGACTCGAAGTCTCCGCCCTTGGGCTCGGTTGCATGGGCTTAAGCCACGGCTACGGCCCGGCGACCGATACCCGTCAGGCTATCGAACTTATTCGTGCTGCGATTGAACGTGGTGTCACCTTCTTTGATACCGCCGAAGTGTATGGTCCGTATCTGAATGAAGAAGTGGTCGGCGAAGCCTTAAAACCGTTTCGTGACCGCGTGGTAATTGCCACTAAATTCGGTTTTACCTTCGGCGATGATAATAAGCAGCAGATTTTAAACAGCCGTCCGGAACATATCCGTGAAGCCGTTGAAGGATCATTACGTCGTCTGAAAACAGATGTTATTGACCTGCTGTATCAACACCGTGTTGATCCAGATGTTCCTATTGAAGATGTTGCAGGAACGGTGAAAGACCTCATCGCAGAAGGTAAGGTCAAACATTTCGGCCTGTCTGAAGCAGGAGCACAAACCATTCGTCGTGCACATGCGGTACAACCTGTCACCGCCCTGCAAAGCGAATATTCCATGTGGTGGCGTGAGCCTGAACAGGAAATTCTGCCGTTGCTTGAAGAACTGGGAATTGGTTTTGTCCCCTTCAGCCCACTAGGTAAAGGTTTCCTGACAGGGGCGATTAAGCCGGGAACCACTTTCGGCAAAGATGATTACCGCAGCACCGTACCGCGTTTCGCAGCACAAGCCATTGAAGCCAATGAAAAACTGGTCACCTTGTTAGGTGAACTGGCTGCGGAGAAAGGGGTAACGTCTGCACAAATTGCACTGGCATGGCTATTAGCACAAAAGCCGTGGATTGTTCCCATCCCTGGCACCACTAAACTGCACCGGCTGGAAGAAAACCTGGCCGCTGCTGACATTGTTCTTTCGCAGAAAGATACGCAGCAGATAAGCGAGGCGCTGGAAACAATTAAAATCGTCGGTGAACGTTACTCGCCTGAACATCAGGCACGCGTAGGCCGCTAA